A window of the Desulfurobacterium atlanticum genome harbors these coding sequences:
- a CDS encoding potassium channel family protein, translating into MSKQAELEYLRKTVVKKFTWILSLLIGVVLVATVGTMLIEKWSFFDSLWHVIITISTVGYGEIHPLSKPGRIFTMIIITVAFGVYAYGASTIAYMVFEGDLKKYFALKRLEKMISQMKNHTIVCGLGRTGLAAIQELHREKIPFVVIEKDHEKIDKALETFHNMRYLIGDATDDETLLKAGIKSASNLIITTSNDSENLFITLSAKNLNSRIKIVSRASEESSIPKLKMAGADEVISPNTIGGIRMASMAIRPNVVSFLDIVTRHGEIDLRLEEVKIPPDSPVHGKLLKDVQIPQKTGVIVIGIKRADGSFILNPVSTTMLLKGDTIIIIGTTEQFEKLKKLLNGELE; encoded by the coding sequence ATGAGTAAACAGGCTGAACTTGAATACCTGCGGAAAACTGTTGTAAAAAAGTTTACGTGGATTTTATCACTTCTTATAGGTGTCGTTTTAGTAGCAACCGTAGGCACAATGTTAATTGAAAAATGGTCTTTCTTTGATTCCCTCTGGCACGTAATTATAACCATTTCAACGGTAGGCTATGGAGAAATCCATCCACTGTCAAAACCTGGACGTATATTTACAATGATAATTATTACTGTTGCCTTCGGCGTTTACGCTTACGGAGCTTCAACAATAGCATATATGGTATTTGAAGGAGATCTGAAAAAATATTTTGCTTTAAAGAGGTTGGAGAAGATGATATCCCAGATGAAAAACCATACAATAGTGTGCGGACTTGGAAGAACAGGTCTTGCCGCTATTCAGGAACTGCACAGAGAGAAAATTCCTTTTGTTGTTATTGAAAAAGACCATGAGAAGATAGATAAAGCTTTAGAAACCTTCCACAATATGCGATACTTGATAGGAGATGCAACCGATGATGAAACTCTTTTAAAAGCAGGAATAAAATCGGCATCAAACCTTATAATCACCACATCAAACGATTCTGAAAACCTATTTATAACGCTTTCTGCAAAAAACTTAAATTCAAGAATAAAAATAGTGTCAAGAGCATCAGAAGAATCAAGTATTCCAAAACTTAAAATGGCAGGAGCTGATGAAGTTATATCTCCAAACACAATAGGCGGTATCCGTATGGCATCAATGGCGATAAGGCCGAACGTTGTAAGCTTCCTTGATATCGTTACAAGACATGGAGAGATAGACCTTAGACTTGAAGAGGTTAAAATTCCTCCAGATTCTCCAGTTCACGGAAAACTTTTAAAAGACGTTCAGATACCTCAAAAAACCGGAGTAATCGTTATAGGTATAAAAAGGGCTGACGGATCATTTATTCTAAACCCGGTATCAACAACGATGCTTCTAAAAGGAGATACTATAATTATAATAGGAACAACAGAGCAATTTGAAAAACTTAAAAAGCTTTTAAACGGAGAGCTGGAATGA
- a CDS encoding RusA family crossover junction endodeoxyribonuclease, which translates to MKRFRFYFVGKIPSKANFKKISHRRVYGEMKPFIINSADVLASQREAIFQFHIQKQKYGMELFPIDKPVKVSFTFLLSGRVKQRDIDNAEKFIGDVLEKAEVLKRDSLIYVKEKVEKRLGIKKFEEIVIIDIEVLKDSLVKEFEKEVENLEEGLVEFLKELRIEVPYEG; encoded by the coding sequence ATGAAAAGATTTAGATTTTATTTTGTTGGAAAGATTCCAAGTAAGGCAAACTTCAAAAAGATTTCTCACAGGCGTGTTTACGGAGAGATGAAGCCTTTTATAATAAATAGTGCCGATGTTTTAGCCTCTCAGCGGGAGGCGATTTTTCAATTTCATATTCAAAAGCAAAAATACGGTATGGAGCTTTTTCCTATAGATAAACCTGTAAAAGTTTCATTTACTTTTTTGCTTTCAGGCAGAGTAAAGCAAAGAGATATAGATAATGCTGAAAAGTTTATAGGAGATGTTCTTGAAAAGGCCGAAGTTTTAAAGCGAGATTCTTTGATCTATGTAAAGGAGAAGGTGGAGAAAAGACTTGGGATAAAAAAATTTGAAGAGATAGTTATTATAGATATAGAAGTGCTGAAGGATTCGCTTGTTAAGGAGTTTGAGAAAGAGGTGGAGAATTTAGAAGAAGGGCTTGTTGAATTTTTAAAAGAGCTTCGTATAGAGGTGCCTTATGAAGGTTGA